CTTTGAGCAgactttgacaaaaaaaaacttcaaaaataaactatacctacaacaattaaattataaataacctcTTGCAGCgcttaaataggtataatttagaaaatttcTCCACTAAAAAACTAAACTAACACTCCTTACAAAATTAAACCTTTACACAATACTTCTTAAACTTATCTCGACTGGTCGCATACAAATTCGGGACTCaaactcaaaaaaattataaaaataaccttAAAAACTATCTTCCTACTAATCACAAATAGTTAGGTACACCATTTTATGTCACAAATCTTATTTAGGTACCTTATACATAGGatacttacaaattaaaacaattatagataCAGTCATACAGTTATGAAGTCTTATACCCGTTACTATAGGTCTTTCaactatacattaatatttaataacctcacaaaatatttatcttgaGCAATTCCTGAAACCCTCCTTCTCCCCGCAAATTACACCCAAATGGAGTTAATTATAGCAATTTTTCCCGAGTTATTCAgctagtaagtatataatattttgactatacAGTACATAGGTCAATATCATTATagccatatagccatataggtacaatatgtacataagtactattgtagtataataatgtgGTGTCTGTACGTCCATAGACGTTCTGTACATGAGTCAGTCTTATAGCCCTATAAGTGGTTACACCTACTAAATTTTTACAAAGAATTTGTATGAGATTCATTCGCAgtgataattattgataaaattgtattggtacataatatacacgtcacctattaggtaggtacttaataatattattattttacatgtttcataatttcataCCCCAAGAAAAATGCGTTAGCTAGATTGTATTTACTGAaagataatcattaatcaatcatattatcattGCCAGTCATATAATAGTTTTGTACTTTTAACTAGGTAATTAGAGTGCCGACTGctgaataattgttttgaacactgtcttttaaaatcttaaagTCTCGCATGTCGCATAAACTTTAAAATGCCTAAAATCTTTGAACAGTTAGCGTTTAGCAGCATTTACATTTGgaagtaataggtatatttgacTGACAGGACAGTATTGTTTcatttattctatttaattatgtttcctaatatttatactaatatacctactattaattttGTCTCgtatttttagacattttttcatcattttataGTTTCCCgtgcattttataaaatcatttttaggttTTCAAGTTCCTGGCcctatagttttatacttttagttcataaatcataagtaAGTCATGCCTTGTGCATACAATATAGTAAGCATAATATATCAGCTACATCCTACATAACTATGCTTGAATATACATATCGAATAACTGTGTGAATATTGACGATATCTGACCAcaaatgtagattttttttattcttcaacGCTAccagttttcaaataaaaaaaaaaaactattttgtttatgaGTATAGCGTGTGTATGTTACCTATGAGTGAAAATAACTCACCCCTACATACGTTTATTGTGTTCGTACCACCCTGGTGCCAGGCACCCATTTGTGTTTCTTAtagaaattaaagaaataagGTTAACTTTACCGAAGTCACGGTCCCCCTTTTCAACTTGTAGTTTGATATTATCCTACAACAATAGAGACCAGTAgaccatacaataatattagtaattctaatattataatttcgacAATTCGACGTagattgtacaatttataagattaaaaattgtttgttcaaaaatatgaataaaataactataaataatatatatacctacataatgaaTAAAGATTACTAtaaattagataggtaggtaatagataTAGTAGataagtatctataatataatagatcatATTTtcgtaaaacaaataaaaacgatttCTGATTAATTGAGCAGATCCTAAATTAGGGTGGTTTGCGTTTGGGCGAATGACGTATGCTGTATAGTGTACATGGTGTACATGCTCGTAAAAAAATCGAGTTTATGAACTTTTCAttctagtaaatattatattaaattaagatagGATATTTAGTTCCTGTGAGTTATTAGTAATAGGATAActcacaattatattaaaagtcaaaagtaagtagttttaaaaatgtaatgatataataaaaatttgacgttgataaattatgaaacttgagttattttaacttatttaacttttaattatttgaaattttatttttaattttctgttatgaaaaaaataaatgagtagaataataattacctaggtaccttaCTAGTTACTtcacaaagaaaaattaactaatattaaattgatttataatgattaatgatttaaaatacatgGACTATAAAATGCTATCACCTCGCAGGGATCAAGGCCCCTGACAAACGTGacatttttaaggagttgtgtTTAGGCAATTAACTCGTTCCTCCTGCTTGTTTTTTTGGGTAAGTAGTAACTGTgtagtatattatcattatagtgTGTATTATGAGTATAACTATTCAACCTTGCCAACAAATTGGAACTTTAATTCTTTTGAATGACTttgtattggaaaataattttttggaaaacacttgaaaaatataaattaaaaaaaataatagtgaggAATTCTAAtgctaagaaaaataaatatatttattttacagaagTCATTTTCCTTATTTCCGTGAAGACGATGAACGTTGGAAGAATTCTGTACGTCACAATTTGTCCATTAATCCTAATTTCCGGAAAGGTAGAAAATCTCAAGGGGCCGGTCATTATTGGCGGCTGTGCAATACCGAAGAGAGTCTGGGACAACGAGAGTATACCATGACCACTGAAGACGACACATCTTCGCCACAAGAGTCATCTGAATTAGAACAAGCTTGCAAGTATTTAGAAGGCGAGCTACATCGAGAAGATAGTTTGGAAGATGTAAAAATGATTCAGAGTATCAACACAGAATTAGAAAATGGTATGTTTTTTGGTGTCTAGTCAACGAACAAATTGTGTAACtgattatttacatacatattttgtcttaaaattatattaagtaaaaatcaaaatttgtataaGTACCAcgttatacaatacaatatattatttcctttGTTTTAACACAGCTCTACTATACACAGAAAGTATAGTGGGTATTAAAActcaaaatacttttgaaatgattgataaatttattatgtatgtataatgtcatcattatttactaatactattcaattaattttgataagttCATTCAGccataactaattatttatatttaaaacttataaccagatgaatttatttgtttatttacttagcaatatatatttttttctcctggtaaaataatgttttagttataaaacatattgattaagtattatgtttatacaaaaatacttacttataagaatattataaaaatatcataagatctcaaatgtttaaactttcaagtataatatgatttgtggttttaactttaaaaattatgttgacaccaaagtaaaaatagttatgttattgttttcctaatgtaattgttatttaatttaaattttattatgtttcagTAAAGAATAAAAgtcaattttatacatttttgtttttgtttcagAAATATATACCAATTCGTTTTTGATTTCCAGTCCGTCAAAGTATGTAAACGAACAAATCAGTTTATCAAATAATGATTTTCATTCATACAGTGAGAACCTGTTGGAGGAGTCTATTGActttcaatattacaatttataaatcttCCGGCTCAAACTACTTTGGTTTccaaaattccatttttttttacatatatatttaagacTGACCAACAGGTGacctttttataaaactaattttattatatgattgatTAATTACATTAATCCCGACATTCATATTTGTTCAGTTTGCGTTTATGTTTGaagcttttttttatgttaccattgtgtaaaaaatgtttgatcatCCTGATTCtagtcaattatttattatttaaaataatttttgcttacttatttttttgcaaaatacaCTTATTATcgaatagatttaaatattataattattgaaaagcattttttttttatatagattttaagatgtttaaaataatatctcgtgaatagtatttcatatttttatatattaaaaaaaaaaaatgtatataaaaaacatgTGAATTAAAACAACCTTATTGTGTTTGGAGTTAGtttgttatgaatattattaaataaatttaagatagTTAGAAATTAACAGTGACCACGATCTTCAACTCGTTGTCTAGGTGCAGCTTTAATGATACAATCGACACGCAAAATCATTTCAGCAGCTTCAGCGGCAGACACTAGAACTTGTCTTTTGACAACAAAAGACTCAGTTATTCCAATCTCTTGCATACATCCTAAAGCACCTTTTTccatatctaaaataaaatatttaatgtagtataataatataaaattaaatattaaaatatgataacttaCCAAGACCCATTTTACTCTTGCCAAGAGCATGATTGGCTCTCAATTCATTGACAAGCTGTGCAGAATCCAAACCAGCATTGTCGGCAATAGTAGTGGGAAGAGACTGTAAAGCCCGAGCAAAGGCCTCCATGGCTACTGCTTCTTTTCCAGGTGTTTTAGCAGCTACAGCACTTACTGCATTTGCCATTAGCATTTCACTGCAACCACCACCATACACAATGGTTGGTTCTCTGACGGTAGATGATAATACACATAAAGCATCATGTAAAGAACGGTCGGCTTCATCAATAATTTGTTCAGTTGCACCACGGATGACGATGGTGCATGCTTCACCAAGAGCTACGCCGGAGAAACGTAACAATGTGCTTTCCCCGATCATTGTTTCTTCAATAAGTTTGCATGTACCCAACTTGGCTATGGCAGGGGAATCGAATGTTGATAGAATCTCCCCACCAGTTACAAGGGCTAATCGTTCAATACCATCAAAATCGGCATGTTCAATAGCCATAATACCAGCATCAGCAAAAAGTTGTTCAGGATAATTGTAGATCAATTGTCTGAAATAACAAAACAACAacattatctaaattataaaacaaaatttgattacTCAAAAAGTAGAATTGTACTTAAGTTTTACTTAACTAgagaacaataaattaatatttgaaaaattgctACAAGGTAGTTGCTATATCGTATTTTGAAGTTCAACCAAATTAATCCaggattaattataaatattaaagtaataatagtaataccaaTACTAAACAGTTTAGTAGAGATGTTCCGGataatttgtcaaaaactgggTACAGAGTATTGAAcaaatagaaattttaatactaaCCGCGTGAGGAGAATAGTAGAATGATTACTAATAAGTTATACCTAACTGACAATTGTAatgtagtaatatataatacgttttgatTGCAGATTGTTatcatataacttattaataaacataagtttatttttgtaattcgtCAAAGAAAACACCATTTGTTAAGAGGACGttgcacccgcatgtgttgtctctgtcttacacacgtacgttataccaaattttcgttcggtagtttcaatagggtgctgtcattttgattttagagtgaattgacctattattaaacttttaggtaacaNNNNNNNNNNNNNNNNNNNNNNNNNNNNNNNNNNNNNNNNNNNNNNNNNNNNNNNNNNNNNNNNNNNNNNNNNNNNNNNNNNNNNNNNNNNNNNNNNNNNNNNNNNNNNNNNNNNNNNNNNNNNNNNNNNNNNNNNNNNNNNNNNNNNNNNNNNNNNNNNNNNNNNNNNNNNNNNNNNNNNNNNNNNNNNNNNNNNNNttttacgatattttaatttttaagtgagttatgagcattttcaaacattaatattttacacactgATAACttcacttaaaattaaaatatcgtaaaaatcaaCGAGagagcacagataatgttgttacctaaaagtttgataataggtcaattcactctaaaatcaaaaatgacagcaccctattgaaactagcaaacgaaaatttgccatgtcttactttgtaagacggagacaacacatgcgggtacgacgtcctcttaacaaaTAAACTGGCTATTGTAGATAGGTTCAGTTATtccaaaatgtacctacctaaataaattataattaattacattagaTTTTTcccattatattaatatttaatattatctggcCATCGAGAAAGTGCTACTCCTTGGCGATCCTAATGACCGAGCTCAGCGGTTTTGTACCCAAATTTCTCACACTCTATTCGCTGTTTTAAAATCCCCTGTAGGGAGCGGTGGTGGCAAGTTTAGTGATGAGAATGCACAAGAACGGACGAGTTTTGGTCGCCGCCCAGAAGCACTGTCTCGATGGCTGGTGTATGAATATTTATGTAGAGATTATCAGAATTTGCTAGTTAGGTACCAGATAtgagttgaataaaaaatatatagtattacggATTGGTAAAAATTTAGGTATTACCCTgattatcaagaaaaaaatttagtgttacaatatgatatagtcatttttaaaattaagttttttcaaaattaatttaatataagaaaaaaatgataattttacctATGGAATTAAGATAATTTTCTATTACCTGTTAATGAAAACATTACATTCATGAGAAAGTATTTTTCCTATTTTAtctttcattttttctttttctgcCAATTCAAGTTCAGCTACTTTAGCCATAGAATCAACTTTTATACGAGAtccaaatactttaattttgtctGTATCCATAGGAGTATTGGCAATAAGTATACGGGCATTTTCAATACGTTTTGGCTGATGTTGACCAGGTTTTTTGTCCAGAAGGAAACCTAttgaaattaaagttaaaattaaaattgtatttaatgaagAGTATTAAATGTACTTACCTTCATCTAAAAATGAATCTTCTAAACATCCACCTTTCAGCTTAATAATCTGTATGGCTGATAAATTGCCAGAACCTTTCAGACGCAAAATAGCATCAACAGACAACTTAGCGAAATGTTCTTTATGCTGAGATAAAATTTTAGAACTTAAAGTTGTACGAGCAATATTCAATAAATCTTCTCGGAATTTAGcttcatttttactattatccATAGCAGAAGCTTGTAAAGCATCATGTGCGATGGTTGTTGCTTTTCTCCATCCAGATATAATTACTTGAGGGTGAATTTTTTGATCAACAAGTTTTTCTGCCTCACGTAACAATTCagcagctaaaaaaaaaaaaaataaaatacattcttaACTCATTAACAAGCAACAGACGGTTATgttttcaagttttaattttgattgtatGAGGTTTTATCTTCTTaactaacatatttattataatgtttatacttatttgtcattattcgttttaaatagAATAAACTTACAtacccaaaataaataataagtattattattatcattatacctaaataaatagttactttgaataaaatatttaaaaaattagactaacccaaaatagtttaaaagaacaatttttttcatcattttaagATATAAGACTAGGAATTTATCAATTACcagtttaaatacaataaatatataatttatatcagccattgagataaaaaaataatagttttggcTAAAAAGTAAGACTctaaatgttataaaagttgagttgaatttatgtttttcataaattataatcaagaataaaaataatagataagttGGCTCAGAACATTAAttgattcataatttatacatacaatcataattacatcataataatttaaaaaatgtaaatcatatTACCTAGAACAGTAACAGATGTGGTACCATCTCCAACTTCACCATCTTGAACCTTAGACATATCAACCAATATTTTGGCGGCTGGATTATCAActccaatatttttcaatattgttgcACCATCATTGGTGACTTCAACTTTAGCATCCATTCCTCCACGGCCGGGCGATATAAGTATCTTGTCCATTCCTTTTGGCCCCAATGTGCTTTTGACCAAATCACCAATGGCGATGGCTCCAATGAAACTAGACAAGCGAGCATTTTCACCTTTGTCTTCTTCGGCTTGTTGTTTCAAAATACGTACTGGATTTAAAGAAACCtttgttggaaaaaaataaccaaataatattactatgtaatcttaaaaaaaacgCCTACATAAAACACTCTGGTTTTAGTAGGTTAAGTGAACtcacgaaataaaaaatattgttacttacCATTTTGGCGATCTATAGAACGATATTAATACTGCAAACGAATACACTATGACGAAATTACGGTGATATtggtttaagaaaaatgtaaaaaattcagTAGTTCTATTAATTGATCATAAGATCACAAcgaggtattataaattataatattgtatgggtCGACCGGTGGTGGGTGGTTACTCATGTGTATGGTTGGTTAATCTATAGTTTATCACTGGAGCCTTATCAAAGACGGCAGTGATCAGTGGTACCATCGTAATATAGCAATGTAAAGCACTGGGAAACTTGAAAACAAAACgcaccatttttaaattattacgatTCGAATGATTCGAGTCTAACatctaaattactaattagatttcttcattaaatatttatttatctttttaggCACCATAGAATCCATAAGTAATTTTGTCTgtgttgtatttaatataatacagaaatatTACTGCGACCGGCTGTGATAATCGTTGGGCGTCGACGGACTATCTGAGCATAGGTATACtgcataatatgtaggtatattattataatatagattgaattttgtaatgttacgattatagttattattttttgattatttatgtttaatttattttattatagtatatttttgaaGTCAGTGGTTTTTTATCCCCTCTCTTCACCACTCCCACTTCACCTCAACTGTGATTactgttgaaaatattgatgtaggtatctaaatcaaaattctaataaaaagtttttgagttattactagagataataaataataattcttctaAAAtggtattacaaaattataagctatatgtaatattagatgtagtatttattatacttgtatcatttttacaaattaattatattgatagatcaatagtaattactaacattttaaaattatgtaaatcttCATTTCTACTTAACCCATTGGCTACTACCATAAACGAATAGACATATTATTCTCCTTAGTAGGCACCAGGTAGGTACAC
This portion of the Acyrthosiphon pisum isolate AL4f chromosome A1, pea_aphid_22Mar2018_4r6ur, whole genome shotgun sequence genome encodes:
- the LOC100159192 gene encoding T-complex protein 1 subunit beta, which gives rise to MVSLNPVRILKQQAEEDKGENARLSSFIGAIAIGDLVKSTLGPKGMDKILISPGRGGMDAKVEVTNDGATILKNIGVDNPAAKILVDMSKVQDGEVGDGTTSVTVLAAELLREAEKLVDQKIHPQVIISGWRKATTIAHDALQASAMDNSKNEAKFREDLLNIARTTLSSKILSQHKEHFAKLSVDAILRLKGSGNLSAIQIIKLKGGCLEDSFLDEGFLLDKKPGQHQPKRIENARILIANTPMDTDKIKVFGSRIKVDSMAKVAELELAEKEKMKDKIGKILSHECNVFINRQLIYNYPEQLFADAGIMAIEHADFDGIERLALVTGGEILSTFDSPAIAKLGTCKLIEETMIGESTLLRFSGVALGEACTIVIRGATEQIIDEADRSLHDALCVLSSTVREPTIVYGGGCSEMLMANAVSAVAAKTPGKEAVAMEAFARALQSLPTTIADNAGLDSAQLVNELRANHALGKSKMGLDMEKGALGCMQEIGITESFVVKRQVLVSAAEAAEMILRVDCIIKAAPRQRVEDRGHC